The following is a genomic window from Manihot esculenta cultivar AM560-2 chromosome 9, M.esculenta_v8, whole genome shotgun sequence.
GATAAAGCCCAAAATCACCAGCAGCCTCCGAGCCTACAACAGCTAGCTGGTAATGCAACAAGGGTAAGCACTAAGCAGTGGTTCCTCACTTCCTCAAATGACACGAGACAAGGAGAGGCTAATCTCATTGCAACAGGAATAATCAACTTAGGAGTAATACTAAGTGGCTTTTGAAGACAATGACACCAATAAATTCTCCTTTGGTTTCTTTCTCATGGAAAATTCTACAATTGAGAATCAAAGCAACAGTTTAGCTCGAAAGAATTGAAGTTTAAATATAACCAACTCACCAAGAGTTGCAAGGTTGATGTGACACATGTTTGTCGCAGAAGAACCGGTAATTTCAGTCACCTGGACATCCATCCTATCCTTGGATCTAGAGTGTCCAGTATCCAAACCAATCATTTTGAGGAAGAGATTGGATTTACTCATGTGCTGCGTAGGAATTGCGGCAATCCTCTGCTTGAAACAGACCACATTACAGAACAAGATAAGAATGTCTCATTTTCATTCAATTGATTGAAATTTCTCTTAGACTTGAAATGTAAATGACTTTGACTGAGAGATGGTAAAACCATAATCTGCCCCTGGTGCTAATACACAAGGAACCCTACTCGAAGAATGATATTTCATGGTTATGAAGTAGCAGATATAGCATATCAAACAGAGTAATAAATGCGGTTTAATGGAAGTTCACAAATTGAAGTATCACCTTAGAAAACTTGGCAACATGACTTGGGAGCCCAACTTCCTGCAAACAAGGAGTGAAAGAATGATGACCAATAAGATATCTACTTCTCGTTCAATGCCATTGCGCTAGTAGCCCAGCGGGCGAGTTGTAGTGCAGGAATTCAATGTTTGAATCCTAGACGACTTGTAATCCTTTAGTAAGTCCCGaaacaccaaaaaaaaaaaaaaaaaaaaaaaaaaagaaaaaaagaaaataaagcttTCTGGTTCAGTGGCCAAATAGTACCATGTTCACACATGGCATCCCCATCTCAGCTCATGGAAGCTGCTTGAGTAACCAGATGAGAGAAAAAGGCAGCTAATTCCATGTGGGGTAGTCGTCTTCTTTTTAAGGCTTAATTGTTGTTGGTTCTTTTCACTTTAGAAGAATATTAAAATGCTATAAAAGCAATTGCTCCCCTAATGATATATCAATTCACTCTAATGATAGTCCAATGAATATATTCTTAGAATATTCAAACGATTAAGATATTCCCATGAAAAATGCTATGTAACCAATTTAAATACGAAGCCAAGTTTCAGAATTTGCAAAGCATTTTTGTGACCTTCCACCTTTCTTCCATGACCACAAGCATCATTACTGCTCACAAGCACCCTGGCCGCCCATCTGTTGACAAAATGAAAAGGGCCACTTAAAAGTGCAAACTTCTAGTTGATAACTTccaaaatataaatgaaaagaaCATCCTGTAATAGCAGAAAGGTAACTTTCTGGTTTAGGTTCAATGGATAGGAAACTGTGTGCTCCAGGTCACACTGAAAACGTACTCCCATGGTTTGTTTGATGCCCAAGTCACCAACATGAGACCACAGCAACTTCACCAGTTGCTCTGAGGCCACTTGCAGATAAATTTGGTGgtatttatatttcaaaagatGATTCATTTGATAGAAAATTCGTGGAACAAAAGAAAGCACATGCAAGTTACCAACTTGACTGACCCAATACACATATGTATCTACTAGAGTCGGACCAAGATGGCCCTAATACATTGAACTGACATAATAAAAACCCAGACCAAGACCAAGGCCGTGGGTCTGGAAGTTGTACTTAAACCAGGAAATAGATGGGACCTTTCACTTATAGAACAATTATTTATTGTTCATCATCATtgtaaacaggaagatatgGATGGGTAAACTCACGCGCAGGACGTTGGAGGGTTCCACACGATTCCCGCAATCACCACTAGCTGTAGATAGAGAAAAACACTGTTACTTTTGCTAGGGACCAATGAAATAACAAAAACCAGACCATTTTCGTTGTCATGCGATGAAATCAATCACCGAGAATTGATTTAACAACCACTCAATGCAAACAATTTTGAGTAAGAACATTAGCCTAGCCTACAACCTCATCAAATGCCCCAGCTGGACTTTCCTCATAGTTAGCGAGAAAAAAGCCACCAAGTGTGTACCTACAGCGTAAACACAAGAATTACGGGTGAAAAAGGGAGTCTTTAACTGATAATCCCAGCCCCTTCGCCCCTTCAAAGTTCAAAACAATGATCATACAAAAAGTATAAAGAACATGTATATACCCAAAAGCTTCAACTAATCTAAACTCTTGTGGAATGAATGCTCTAGCTGTTTCTGCTTTCACAAGATGAAGCTGATACAAAGCACTGAATGAACATACAGATCATTAAGAATCTCCATGTACGGTACTGGTACATTATATGAAGTTTAGCcataaagaaaaatgaaagaaattgaAGTAAATTAAAGATTTGTAAGAGACATGCCTGCCCTTAAATATCCATGGAGGCTTCCCATAGCCCGACGAACATTTTGTTTCTGCAATTTCCATGACTACAAGATTTGGAGATGCCGACAGCAGTTCAACTTCAACCCATCCTAACAAAAATACAGTAATATCCATTCTTTTTATTTGACATGAGAGGAATTCTACAAACAATTAACAGATCTGCATCCTGCATTGTCTCTGTACAATCATACCAATCAAACAATTTGAGAATGCTCTCTAACAACAGAAAATCTGGAAATATATACTAGGCACTCCCATCACATGCAAGTTCATCAAGGCTTTAAGTACAAAAGTTAAATAAGAAGTCTAAAAGAAATTTCAAGTCAAGAGACAAGATTCGGAGAATAAAAAATTCCTGCATGAACACAAGAGATATCTGATCATAAGGCTCCAATAATTGTTTCATGAAGATAAAGAAACTGTTATATCCAGTTTATTCAAATTTGAGAGAATGGAACACAAGACATGAACATCAAGATGCTTCAGGGTAAGATAACAAACATACCCATGGATGACAAAGTAGCACAAGAGAAAACATAACAAACATACCCATGGATGACAAAGTAGCACAATAGAAAACTGGACAGGTACTTGTAAACCTTTAAGGGAAGTCTAATAGAAATAAGGAAGCAAAACCCATCTTATATTTATGAAAACCAACAAAACTTTACTGGGAGAAGTGAGAAGAGTCGAGCTTACAGTTGCAAAGAATTGAGTGGGAGAGTGTGGAAGACACAGAATTTATAGTGGGGCCGGAGAGAGAAATTGGGTAGAGGGGATGGAGTGAGCAAAGCAATCAGAGGCCGCGAAGTGGATAGGATTTATCTATCCATCCATTCATTTTATCATACGTGAGcagtgagtttttttttttttttttttttaaatggtgaGCAGTGAGCTTTTTCTTTGGCGCCAACCGCATTTAACAATTCCATCAAATTCCAGCGGGGGCTTCGCTTCACCGACTAAACTAGGGACGCAAAGGAGTAGAGCATAATTTATGTTATTGTTGGTAGATTATGTGAAATATATAGTTAGGGGAGCATAATGGTATGATCCACAGCCAACTGCTGCCCCGCCAATTACATTATTACCAAGACCAAATCACTAGTTGTCCCGTTTTGGGTAcggataaaaaaacaaaaattataaaagcttAAATTTATTCCGAGTAAGACtgctaaaaatattatatttaaattatcattaaaatataaataaattaccgggagtataaatcatattttttaattttaataaatgattatattaattatttaacttttaaaaataaatttaaatacaacAGTAAGTTAtatacaataatttaaaaatatatatcagcCGTAGGttacatataatatataattaaatcaaacaaaCTTTATATATCCATTAATATAGGTGTTTGGCAATATTTGTCTTTGAATCAATTTTTgagtgaaattaaattaaattaaatttatttttattaatggtGAATAAAGCAAAAGCTCTCTCGAGTCTCAACCTTATCCGAGGATTTTGCTCACAATAGAACTCTCTACTGAAATGTAAATTAATAGTCAGGTCTGCATAAAAAGAGCTAAAAGTTAAATATGAATGACCTGACCTCAATGAAATTGCTAAATTTCCTATTCATAGATCACACGCAGAAATGGATCACCACAATCTCAATCAATTTGTTTGATACCCTTAAACTGCAAAGCCTCACATTTTCTActatatttgaaattcaaaagccCCATTCACCATCACACAATCAACAAGTCTATTAAGATTCTACAAGACGATTCGTACACgcacataaattatttttgcacTTACAAACCATCGAGCACATCCCATGTTTCTCCTTTACAGTaagaattatttgattatattaaaaaacaaGGGAGTATGGAAATTGGAAGGTAATTAAAGAGCTTCTTTTCTGTTATTGTCTGAAGAAACACATGCAGAGCAATTAATGGGACAGCTCAATGGCTACAAGGGACGTTGGTGAATTCTGAACAAAATGAGACCATTCCTTATCGTTTTCCATTTCTTCATTTTAGGCTGAGTGTATCAAGCACTAAACATGGTCTTCTCCGAAGACTGGGTGACTAAATATGATTTCTActgatattttataaatatatctatttttatttgagTGGTTTTATATATACacaataattttagaataacacacagattttattattgttattctaAAGGAAAAAACCTTTAACATTCCAATTCCAATTTTTACTTTCCGATGAAAGTAAACTTACTGACATTAATCAATACGATTTGTCAGAGCATTAATCAAAACGTTACTTGATATACATAGTTTTCCTTCAGTAATTCAATTCTGAGGAAAAATCCAAGGAAGGCCAATGGGCTTTGAACTCGTATCTTTATATATGTACCAGTTGGGCTTTCAATTCGATCATAATCCAAGCTTCGGCTGAATAATCAAGAGGGGCTCAATTCCTCGGGCTTCCGGCTCCCCATTTCCGCGTTGGAGTCGCGTGCAATTTTTGTGAGGCAGACGAAACTTCAGCTCACGGTGGCCGGTGGGCACTGCAAGGATGCTTGAGGAGTTCTTCGCTGGTGGGCAAATGGATTTTACGCGCCACCAGTCCCAACCTCTTATGTTCCTCTCCGGTCCTCCTTCTTGGTGAGTGCTAATAGCCATATCCTCGCTCTCTCCCTAGCTTTATTGGAAATCAT
Proteins encoded in this region:
- the LOC110623678 gene encoding protein NEOXANTHIN-DEFICIENT 1 isoform X2 — encoded protein: MGWVEVELLSASPNLVVMEIAETKCSSGYGKPPWIFKGSALYQLHLVKAETARAFIPQEFRLVEAFGYTLGGFFLANYEESPAGAFDELVVIAGIVWNPPTSCAWAARVLVSSNDACGHGRKEVGLPSHVAKFSKRIAAIPTQHMSKSNLFLKMIGLDTGHSRSKDRMDVQVTEITGSSATNMCHINLATLVPGLKYDKWVRAGPSIKLSLPSYSGRTKHNPNLLKYSCNIECRMRTVQPAKVSGPGPTSKHDTEESLGHHKCKSGDSTNGELLDDEQRLSISVMLSKPILALQFSCLTMQVEAPIAVPPCPRSSAGTSLVVS
- the LOC110623678 gene encoding protein NEOXANTHIN-DEFICIENT 1 isoform X3, which translates into the protein MEIAETKCSSGYGKPPWIFKGSALYQLHLVKAETARAFIPQEFRLVEAFGYTLGGFFLANYEESPAGAFDELVVIAGIVWNPPTSCAWAARVLVSSNDACGHGRKEVGLPSHVAKFSKRIAAIPTQHMSKSNLFLKMIGLDTGHSRSKDRMDVQVTEITGSSATNMCHINLATLVPGLKYDKWVRAGPSIKLSLPSYSGRTKHNPNLLKYSCNIECRMRTVQPAKVSGPGPTSKHDTEESLGHHKCKSGDSTNGELLDDEQRLSISVMLSKPILALQFSCLTMQVEAPIAVPPCPRSSAGTSLVVS
- the LOC110623678 gene encoding protein NEOXANTHIN-DEFICIENT 1 isoform X1, with amino-acid sequence MDITVFLLGWVEVELLSASPNLVVMEIAETKCSSGYGKPPWIFKGSALYQLHLVKAETARAFIPQEFRLVEAFGYTLGGFFLANYEESPAGAFDELVVIAGIVWNPPTSCAWAARVLVSSNDACGHGRKEVGLPSHVAKFSKRIAAIPTQHMSKSNLFLKMIGLDTGHSRSKDRMDVQVTEITGSSATNMCHINLATLVPGLKYDKWVRAGPSIKLSLPSYSGRTKHNPNLLKYSCNIECRMRTVQPAKVSGPGPTSKHDTEESLGHHKCKSGDSTNGELLDDEQRLSISVMLSKPILALQFSCLTMQVEAPIAVPPCPRSSAGTSLVVS